A single region of the Maylandia zebra isolate NMK-2024a linkage group LG17, Mzebra_GT3a, whole genome shotgun sequence genome encodes:
- the chrm2a gene encoding muscarinic acetylcholine receptor M2a → MDAFNFTYWNASEGNDTEVVEESESAYKTVEVVFIVLVAGSLSLVTVIGNILVMLSIKVNRNLQTVNNYFLFSLACADLIIGLCSMNLYTVYIVIGYWPLGPVVCDLWLALDYVVSNASVMNLLIISFDRYFCVTKPLTYPVKRTTKMAGMMIAAAWVLSFILWAPAILFWQFIVGGRTVPEKECYIQFFSNAAVTFGTAIAAFYLPVIIMIQLYWQISRASKSRVKKDNRKPSGAIPESISPGQRRNNTPKSNNNNVPGEDAGHSQSQNAADGANQHDGKLQNGKGPSSTTAEGETEGDDAARENCTPGEEKESSNDSTSGSVAASNQKDEEPAPSTANSSLETNQPITRQRAKAGGSKLTCIKIKTKSPKDDCYTPSNATVEIVPTSERQNHVARKIVKMTKQPPNKKKKAAPSREKKVTRTIMAILVAFVATWTPYNVMVLINTFCSSCIPNTVWTIGYWLCYINSTINPACYALCNVTFKKTFKHLLLCQYKNIRSAR, encoded by the coding sequence ATGGATGCATTCAATTTCACATATTGGAATGCCTCTGAAGGCAATGACACAGAAGTTGTGGAAGAGAGCGAAAGCGCCTACAAGACTGTGGAGGTGGTGTTCATCGTGTTGGTGGCTGGTTCCCTCAGTTTGGTTACAGTTATTGGAAATATCCTAGTCATGCTTTCCATCAAAGTTAATAGGAACTTACAAACTGTCAACAACTACTTTTTATTCAGCCTTGCATGTGCTGATCTCATTATTGGACTGTGCTCGATGAACTTGTACACAGTCTACATAGTGATTGGCTACTGGCCCCTGGGGCCAGTGGTGTGTGACTTGTGGTTAGCATTGGACTATGTTGTCAGCAATGCATCTGTCATGAATCTTCTCATCATAAGCTTTGATAGATACTTCTGTGTCACCAAGCCCCTCACCTACCCTGTCAAAAGGACCACCAAAATGGCAGGAATGATGATTGCGGCTGCCTGGGTCCTGTCTTTCATCCTATGGGCGCCTGCTATTCTCTTCTGGCAGTTCATTGTGGGTGGGCGGACAGTGCCTGAGAAGGAGTGCTATATCCAGTTCTTTTCCAATGCTGCCGTTACTTTTGGCACAGCCATTGCCGCCTTTTACCTACCTGTCATCATCATGATTCAGCTCTACTGGCAGATCTCAAGAGCAAGCAAGAGCCGTGTGAAGAAGGACAACCGGAAGCCATCCGGAGCAATCCCTGAATCTATCTCACCAGGCCAGAGGAGAAACAACACTCCAAAATCTAACAACAACAATGTACCAGGGGAAGATGCGGGGCATTCGCAAAGCCAGAATGCTGCTGATGGGGCAAACCAGCATGACGGAAAACTCCAGAATGGCAAAGGGCCTTCCTCAACCACTGCTGAGGGAGAAACTGAAGGTGATGATGCAGCAAGGGAGAACTGTACTCCTGGAGAGGAAAAGGAAAGCTCCAATGACTCAACATCTGGCAGTGTGGCTGCTTCCAATCAGAAGGATGAGGAACCAGCACCATCCACAGCCAACTCCAGTCTTGAGacaaaccagccaatcacacgtCAGCGAGCCAAAGCAGGGGGCTCCAAGCTGACATGCATTAAGATCAAGACTAAATCGCCCAAAGATGACTGCTACACACCATCTAATGCCACTGTTGAGATTGTCCCAACCTCAGAGCGGCAGAACCATGTGGCTCGGAAGATTGTGAAGATGACTAAGCAACCTccaaacaagaagaagaaagcagcACCGTCACGGGAGAAAAAAGTTACCCGCACCATAATGGCCATCCTGGTAGCGTTTGTTGCCACTTGGACTCCTTACAACGTGATGGTGCTTATTAACACGTTTTGCTCTAGCTGTATCCCCAACACAGTATGGACTATTGGTTACTGGCTATGCTATATCAACAGCACCATTAATCCGGCCTGCTACGCCCTGTGCAATGTcacatttaaaaagacattCAAACATCTTCTTCTCTGCCAATATAAGAATATTAGGTCAGCCAGATAA